The Flavobacterium sp. K5-23 genome segment AAGCTAGTTTATAAATAAAAACCAATACAATATGAACACAATTCAATCGATTATCAAAGGATTCGCATTTAGCACAATTGCCGTACTAAGTTTTTCTAATTGCAGTAAAGACGATACTACGTCCCCAACACCCATAGGATCAACTACTATTCCTGCGGTTTACACAAAAATATATGGTGCAAACAGCATAACAACTGATGGTACCTATATAACTATAAAATCGAATGGTACTCCTGATCATAAAAGCCCTTATTATGCTACTTCAAACGCATTATATGAAGCCTATAGTGGAACAACTTTTACCGGTGTAACTTTTATGAAAAATCCTAATATCATAACCACCCAATCGTTCACGTTCAAGATTCCGCTTAATCCAAGTGTTACAGCATCACACACCCCTACAGGACTAGGCCCAATTGGAGTTGCTATAAACGGAGTTCCTTTTTACAATCAATACGCGGGGCCAAACAATCAAGAACTAACAGGAGAAATAGCCAGTTTTGACAAATACTATGGTCATCCACAACAATCAGGTCAATATCATTATCACGTAGAACCTATATATTTAACAACTATAAAATCAACTAAATCCGGATTGATGGGGTTCCTATTAGATGGCTTTCCCGTTTATGGACCACAAGATGAAAATGGAACTACAGTAACCAGCAATGCTTTAGACGCATATCATGGACATACCCACGCTACAATAGACTACCCTAATGGCACATATCACTATCATTTTACCAGCGATAGTCCTTATTTAAATGGAAATGGGTATTATGGTTCAGCCGGAACAGTATCTCAATAATGAAGTATATTCTATTAATTTTTGTATTATACTGTATCGTTTCTTGTAAACAACGCGATGAAGAGAATATACCAACCGAACAATCGAATATTGTTCCTAAAGTGTATGTTCTTATTTCATCCAGTAATATTGTTTATAAAAATGATATCGTATTTATAGATAGTCAAAAATATTCTGGAT includes the following:
- a CDS encoding YHYH protein; protein product: MNTIQSIIKGFAFSTIAVLSFSNCSKDDTTSPTPIGSTTIPAVYTKIYGANSITTDGTYITIKSNGTPDHKSPYYATSNALYEAYSGTTFTGVTFMKNPNIITTQSFTFKIPLNPSVTASHTPTGLGPIGVAINGVPFYNQYAGPNNQELTGEIASFDKYYGHPQQSGQYHYHVEPIYLTTIKSTKSGLMGFLLDGFPVYGPQDENGTTVTSNALDAYHGHTHATIDYPNGTYHYHFTSDSPYLNGNGYYGSAGTVSQ